A single region of the Solwaraspora sp. WMMD791 genome encodes:
- a CDS encoding class I SAM-dependent methyltransferase, with amino-acid sequence MTDLMTDQLTPADARRLLDLWDTQQEAYVAHRENRFQAMRDVLRLYLGDRPATVLDLACGPGALTDRVLTELPAARCVAVDYDPMLLRIATAALADHGDRADVRDLDLVADDWADRLGVDTVDAVVSSTALHWLSPAQLLAVYTAAARLLRPGGILLNADHLRFGPEQPTLATLAQQHDERTQQEGFASGALRYDAWHAEAARTPALAALTDERQRRFADRPRQPDSPLQFHLAALRTAGFAEVGTIWQYLDDYVVFARR; translated from the coding sequence ATGACCGACCTGATGACCGACCAGCTCACCCCGGCCGATGCCCGCCGGCTGCTCGACCTGTGGGACACCCAACAGGAGGCGTACGTCGCCCACCGGGAGAACCGCTTCCAGGCGATGCGCGACGTGCTGCGCCTGTACCTCGGCGACCGGCCTGCGACCGTACTCGACCTGGCCTGCGGACCCGGCGCCCTCACCGACCGGGTGCTCACCGAACTGCCCGCCGCCCGCTGCGTCGCCGTCGACTACGACCCGATGCTGCTGCGCATCGCCACCGCCGCGCTCGCCGACCACGGCGACCGCGCCGACGTACGCGACCTCGACCTGGTCGCCGACGACTGGGCCGACCGGCTCGGCGTCGACACCGTCGACGCGGTGGTCAGCTCCACCGCCCTGCACTGGCTCTCCCCGGCACAACTGCTCGCCGTCTACACCGCAGCCGCCCGGCTGCTGCGCCCCGGCGGAATCCTGCTCAACGCCGACCACCTGCGGTTCGGCCCCGAGCAGCCGACCCTGGCGACGCTGGCCCAGCAGCACGACGAGCGTACCCAGCAGGAAGGGTTCGCCAGCGGAGCGCTGCGCTACGACGCCTGGCACGCCGAGGCGGCGCGTACCCCCGCCCTCGCCGCCCTGACCGACGAGCGGCAGCGGCGCTTCGCCGACCGGCCGCGGCAGCCGGACTCGCCGCTGCAGTTCCACCTCGCCGCGCTGCGTACCGCCGGCTTCGCCGAGGTCGGCACCATCTGGCAGTACCTCGACGACTACGTGGTCTTCGCGCGCCGATGA
- a CDS encoding iron chelate uptake ABC transporter family permease subunit: MTIAPPRASPTRVRAARGARTRGPVLALALAVLTLSIAAATTIGTADLTVADVFRTHAVHLGLPVTPLPPLADSIVWNLRTPRVLLAGLVGGGLAVCGAVLQALTRNPLADPYLLGISAGASTGAVSVLVFGLGAGTAALTGGAFVGAVAAFAAALAMAGRRWTEPSRILLAGVAVGQLFAAVTSLIVVSAASPQQTRGVTFWLLGSLTMASWPSVALAAAVTAVAVGICWAATPALDAFTYGTDVAQSLGFAPAKVRAALFTTTALLAAVLVAASGAIGFVGLTVPHAARFLVGSRHRILLPTCAIIGATFLIWADTAARTVFAPQEVPVGVVTALLGVPAFALLIRRRQAPA; the protein is encoded by the coding sequence ATGACCATCGCGCCGCCACGGGCGAGTCCCACCCGGGTGCGGGCGGCACGGGGTGCCCGCACCCGAGGGCCGGTCCTCGCCCTGGCCCTAGCCGTCCTCACCCTGAGCATCGCGGCCGCGACCACGATCGGCACCGCCGACCTGACCGTCGCCGACGTGTTCCGCACCCACGCCGTCCACCTCGGACTCCCGGTCACCCCGTTGCCGCCGCTGGCCGACAGCATCGTGTGGAACCTGCGTACCCCCAGGGTCCTGCTCGCCGGCCTGGTCGGCGGCGGCCTCGCGGTCTGCGGCGCGGTCCTGCAGGCGTTGACCCGCAACCCGCTGGCCGACCCGTACCTGCTGGGCATCTCCGCCGGGGCGTCGACCGGCGCGGTGTCGGTGCTGGTCTTCGGCCTCGGCGCCGGCACCGCCGCGCTGACCGGCGGAGCGTTCGTCGGCGCCGTCGCCGCGTTCGCCGCCGCCCTGGCGATGGCCGGCCGACGGTGGACCGAACCGTCCCGGATCCTGCTCGCCGGGGTCGCCGTCGGCCAACTCTTCGCCGCCGTCACCAGCCTGATCGTGGTCTCGGCCGCCTCACCGCAGCAGACCCGGGGCGTCACCTTCTGGCTGCTCGGCTCGCTGACCATGGCCAGCTGGCCGTCGGTGGCGCTGGCCGCCGCCGTCACCGCCGTGGCTGTCGGAATCTGCTGGGCGGCCACCCCGGCGCTCGACGCGTTCACCTACGGCACCGACGTCGCCCAGTCCCTCGGCTTCGCCCCGGCGAAGGTCCGGGCGGCGCTGTTCACCACCACGGCGCTGCTGGCGGCGGTCCTCGTCGCGGCCAGCGGCGCGATCGGCTTCGTCGGATTGACCGTGCCGCACGCCGCCCGGTTCCTGGTCGGCTCCCGGCACCGGATCCTGCTGCCCACCTGCGCGATCATCGGCGCCACCTTCCTGATCTGGGCCGACACCGCCGCCCGGACCGTCTTCGCGCCGCAGGAGGTGCCTGTCGGGGTGGTCACCGCCCTGCTCGGGGTGCCGGCGTTCGCGCTGCTCATCCGCCGTCGGCAGGCGCCGGCATGA
- a CDS encoding ABC transporter substrate-binding protein, which yields MKTVTVSAGLAVALAVGLAGCATASTDADAGTATTPAADAVEITNCGTTLTIAAPPRRALAMEQNATEILLSLGLADRMIGTSYQTDPVLPELADDYAAVPVLADLYPNREAVLDAAPDFVYSTFTSAYGPEAAGPRADLAALDVPAYLSRFACEDPATGDTTVDFDGIFAEITEIATIFGVTERGEELVADQRGRLDAATAAATAPADTSLLWYYSGTATPYVAGSGGLPDAISTQLGVTNAYGDAEQTWPAGNWEEIAARNPDVIVLADLTRGGDGDSAQAKIDYLRSNPTTAELDAVKAGRFITVSGSSMDPSVRSVTAVEAVAAGLAQLTGSTE from the coding sequence ATGAAAACCGTTACCGTTTCTGCCGGGTTGGCGGTGGCGCTGGCGGTCGGCCTGGCCGGCTGCGCCACCGCCAGCACCGACGCCGACGCCGGCACCGCCACGACCCCGGCGGCCGACGCCGTCGAGATCACCAACTGCGGCACCACGCTGACCATCGCCGCACCTCCGCGCCGGGCCCTCGCCATGGAGCAGAACGCCACCGAGATCCTGCTCAGCCTCGGCCTGGCCGACCGCATGATCGGCACCAGCTACCAGACCGACCCGGTGCTGCCCGAACTCGCCGACGACTACGCGGCCGTACCGGTCCTCGCCGACCTCTACCCCAACCGCGAAGCCGTCCTCGACGCCGCGCCCGACTTCGTCTACTCCACCTTCACCTCCGCGTACGGCCCGGAGGCCGCCGGCCCGCGCGCCGACCTGGCCGCCCTCGACGTGCCCGCCTACCTGTCCCGCTTCGCCTGCGAGGACCCCGCCACCGGCGATACCACGGTCGACTTCGACGGCATCTTCGCCGAGATCACCGAGATCGCCACCATCTTCGGCGTCACCGAGCGGGGCGAGGAACTCGTCGCCGACCAGCGTGGCCGGCTCGACGCCGCCACCGCGGCCGCCACCGCACCGGCCGACACCAGCCTGCTCTGGTACTACTCCGGCACCGCCACCCCGTACGTCGCCGGATCCGGCGGCCTGCCCGACGCGATCAGCACCCAGCTCGGCGTCACCAACGCCTACGGTGACGCCGAACAGACCTGGCCGGCCGGCAACTGGGAAGAGATCGCCGCCCGTAACCCCGACGTCATCGTCCTGGCCGACCTGACCCGGGGTGGCGACGGCGACAGCGCCCAGGCCAAGATCGACTACCTGCGGAGCAACCCGACCACGGCCGAACTCGACGCCGTCAAGGCCGGCCGGTTCATCACCGTCTCCGGATCCTCGATGGACCCGTCCGTGCGCAGTGTCACCGCCGTCGAAGCGGTCGCCGCCGGCCTCGCCCAGCTCACCGGCTCTACGGAGTAG
- a CDS encoding NAD(P)-binding domain-containing protein produces MADRPKTQTVGTTIGIIGAGEVGSQIARAAVSVGYRVVIANSRGPATLAGLVAELGPMARAASAAQAAAAGDFAVVAVPLKVVNDMPVEELAGKVVLDTNNYMVWRDGNIPVLDSGEKTVHELRQEQLPTSKVAKAFTHIQAPRLLTSGRPPGAPDRLALSVSSNFPDAVALVTRLYDQFGFDTVDNSPLAESWRSGPGQPAWLRHAHQNRDELIVNLRKARRVIPG; encoded by the coding sequence GTGGCTGACCGACCGAAGACACAGACAGTGGGAACGACGATCGGGATCATCGGTGCCGGCGAGGTCGGCAGCCAGATCGCGCGGGCGGCGGTGTCGGTCGGATACCGGGTCGTCATCGCCAACTCCCGGGGACCGGCGACGCTGGCGGGCCTCGTCGCCGAGCTCGGCCCGATGGCGCGGGCGGCGTCCGCCGCACAGGCCGCAGCCGCCGGCGACTTCGCCGTCGTGGCGGTGCCTCTCAAGGTCGTCAACGACATGCCGGTCGAGGAACTCGCGGGCAAGGTCGTGCTGGACACCAACAACTACATGGTCTGGCGCGACGGCAACATTCCGGTCCTCGACTCCGGAGAGAAGACGGTCCACGAACTCCGTCAGGAACAACTCCCGACGTCCAAGGTCGCCAAGGCGTTCACCCACATCCAGGCTCCCCGGCTGCTCACCTCCGGACGGCCGCCGGGTGCCCCCGACCGGCTGGCGCTGTCGGTGTCGAGCAACTTCCCGGACGCCGTGGCGCTGGTGACCCGGCTGTACGACCAGTTCGGGTTCGACACCGTCGACAACAGCCCGCTGGCCGAGTCCTGGCGCAGTGGTCCCGGCCAACCCGCCTGGCTCCGGCACGCACATCAGAACCGTGACGAGTTGATCGTCAACCTGCGGAAGGCGCGGCGGGTGATCCCGGGCTGA